CAGCATGGAGAAAGGCGTCTTCTTGAAATAGCGCTTCAGGGTGCGGATGCGTTCCCAGGGATCTTCGTTGAGAAAGCGGTGCATGGTATCGAAGGTCGCGCCGCCCCAGGTCTCCACGGCCCAGAAGCCCACCTGGTCCATCAGTTCGGCCACGGGGATCATGTCCTCGGTGCGGCCGCGGGTGGCGAACAGGCTCTGGTGGCCGTCGCGGAGGCTCAGATCCATGATCTTCACCGGATTTTCCGCTTTCGGCCGGTCAACATCGTAATTCATGCTGGTCATTTTGACTTGATCGTGATCACTCATTGTATGGGTCTCCTCTTAAAAATTGGAAGTTAATAACTCGTCCATTTTTTCGACTTCACCGGCTTATCGGAGTCGGTTGAATGTTTTCATCTGCATGAGGGTGCGCATCTGCATCATGCCCTGCCTGCCGGCCATGGCCCACAGGTTGCCCTGGTCAAAGCGGCGGGGCTGAGGCTTTTCTGGCGGGGGCATGACCAGCGCCTCCTCTTCGGTCTGGATATAGGCAGAGACCGCGGCCAAGGCGGCGGCCAGTTTTTTTTCATTGGCTTCCATAGATCATCCCTTTTCGGATTCGGTTGTCGGTTGCAAAGGCGGCTACATGGGGATGTTGCCGTGCTTTTTCCCCGGTCGCAGTTCTCTTTTGCTGCACATGACCTCCAGGGCGTCGATGAGCCGGGGCCGGGTTTCGGCAGGCTCGATGACCGCATCGATATAGCCCCGTTCGGCGGCGCAGTATGGGTTGGAAAACAGGTCCTCGTATTCGGCGATCTTCTCGGCGCGCTTGGCCTTGGGATCGTCGGCGCCCTTGATCTCTTTGCGGTGAATGATGTTGGCGGCACCGGCAGCGCCCATGACGGCGATCTCGGCCGTGGGCCAGGCCAGGGCATAGTCGGCGCCCAGGTCCTTGGAGCACATGGCCAGGTATGAGCCGCCGTAGTCCTTGCGGGTTACCAGCAGCAGTTTGGGAACCGTGGCTTCGCTGTAGCACCACAGCAGTTTGGCGCCGTGGCGGATGATACCGCCCCATTCCTGCTGGCTGCCGGGCAGATAGCCGGGCACGTCGGCGATGGTGAGCAGCGGAATGTTGAAAGCGTCGCAGAAGCGGATAAAGCGGGTGGCTTTGTCCGAGGCGTTGATGTCCAGACAGCCGGCCATGACCATGGGCTGGTTGGCGATGATGCCGATGGTACGGCCGTTGAGCCGGGCAAAGGCCGTCAGGATATTGGTTGCGAAATATTGGAAGGGTTCGAAGAATTCGCCGTTGTCCACGATGGAAGCGATCACTTTGCGCATGTCGTAAGACTGGTTGGGGCTGTCCGGAACGATTTCGTTGAGGGCCTCGTCCGTGCGGGTGGGATCGTCGCCCGTATCCACGATGGGCGGTTCCTCCATGTTGTTGGCCGGCAAATAGGCCAGCAGGCGTTTGATCTGGTTGATGGCGTCCTCGTCGCTCTCGCAGGCGAACTGGGCCACACCGCTCTTCTCGTTGTGGGCCATGGCGCCGCCCAGGCTTTCGAAGTCGATTTCCTCACCGGTGACCGACTTGATGACCTCGGGGCCGGTGATGAACATGTAGCTGGTGTTCTTGACCATGAAAATATAGTCGGTCATGGCCGGCGAGTAGACCGCGCCGCCGGCTGTGGGGCCCATGATGGCCGAAATCTGCGGGATCACGCCCGAGGCCAGAGAGTTGCGGTAGAAAATCTGGCCGTAGCCGGACAGGGCGTCCACACCCTCCTGGATGCGGGCGCCGCCCGAATCGTTGAGGCCCACGAAGGGTACGCCGGCTTTCAGGGCCATATCCATTACCTTGCAGATTTTCTTGGCCTGCATTTCGCCCAGGCTGCCCGCCCGGGAGGTGAAGTCCTGGGCAAAGGCGAATACCGGGCGGCCGTCCACCATGCCGTGGCCGGTGATGACGCCGTCGGAGGGGATGTCGACATCCTCCATGCCAAAATTCACGCAACGGTGTTTGACGAACATATCCACCTCGCGAAAGGTTCCCTTGTCGAACAGCTTGTTCAGCCGTTCCCGGGCGGTCAGCTTGCCTTTTTCCTTGTGCTTGGCGACCAGCTTTGGTCCGCCCATCTCAAGGATGCGCGCCTCACGCGCCTTGAGATCCTCGATTTTGTCCTTCACAATACCCATGTCAGATTCCTTTCACTTGAAAGTGCAGAATTTTTGACTAGCCGGCAGGGGATTGGAAAAAGTCATCGCCAGCCGTCATCAAATCAACTATTTGTTAAAAATCCAAAAGCTTGAAAATAATTTGCCTGAAAAGCAATTATCTTAAAATAAACACCAAATCTTCTAAACTCAACGGTCCTTGTCAAGCAAAAAAAGGAGCGTCTCGGCGCCCACCGTTGGCGACAGATCGCCCCGCTCTACGGAGGCTTCGATTCCCTTCAACCGTTCACCGACAGCCGGGTGGCCGAAAAAACGGTCCTTGAGGCCGTCTTCGATGCGCGACCACATCCAGGCCAGGG
This window of the uncultured Desulfosarcina sp. genome carries:
- a CDS encoding carboxyl transferase domain-containing protein — encoded protein: MGIVKDKIEDLKAREARILEMGGPKLVAKHKEKGKLTARERLNKLFDKGTFREVDMFVKHRCVNFGMEDVDIPSDGVITGHGMVDGRPVFAFAQDFTSRAGSLGEMQAKKICKVMDMALKAGVPFVGLNDSGGARIQEGVDALSGYGQIFYRNSLASGVIPQISAIMGPTAGGAVYSPAMTDYIFMVKNTSYMFITGPEVIKSVTGEEIDFESLGGAMAHNEKSGVAQFACESDEDAINQIKRLLAYLPANNMEEPPIVDTGDDPTRTDEALNEIVPDSPNQSYDMRKVIASIVDNGEFFEPFQYFATNILTAFARLNGRTIGIIANQPMVMAGCLDINASDKATRFIRFCDAFNIPLLTIADVPGYLPGSQQEWGGIIRHGAKLLWCYSEATVPKLLLVTRKDYGGSYLAMCSKDLGADYALAWPTAEIAVMGAAGAANIIHRKEIKGADDPKAKRAEKIAEYEDLFSNPYCAAERGYIDAVIEPAETRPRLIDALEVMCSKRELRPGKKHGNIPM